A single Cottoperca gobio chromosome 5, fCotGob3.1, whole genome shotgun sequence DNA region contains:
- the ube2j2 gene encoding ubiquitin-conjugating enzyme E2 J2: MNNNGNKRAPTTATQRLKQDYLRIKKDPVPYICAEPLPSNILEWHYVVRGPEKTPYEGGYYHGKLIFPREFPFKPPSIYMITPNGRFKCNTRLCLSITDFHPDTWNPAWSVSTILTGLLSFMVEKGPTLGSIETSDYTKRQLSAQSLTFNLKDKVFCELFPDVVDEMKQKQKAQEELSARTQPLPLPDVVPDGDPQHAHYGLPALNGGPIPLGGANPAPGLQQANRNHGLLGGALANLFVIVGFAAFAYTVKYVLRSIAQE; this comes from the exons ATGAACAACAACGGGAATAAGAGAGCTCCAACCACAGCCACTCAGCGACTTAAGCAAGATTACCTCAGGATAAAGAAAGACCCTGTGCCTTACATCTGTGCAGAACCTCTCCCCTCCAACATCCTAGAATG GCACTATGTGGTCCGAGGTCCTGAGAAAACTCCATATGAAG GAGGATATTACCATGGAAAACTCATATTTCCTCGAGAATTTCCATTCAAACCACCAAGTATCTATATGATAACGCCAAACGGGAGGTTTAAGTGTAATACAAG GTTATGTTTGTCCATCACAGACTTCCATCCAGACACGTGGAACCCCGCGTGGTCCGTCTCCACCATCCTCACAGGTCTGCTCAGCTTCATGGTGGAGAAAGGCCCCACCCTCGGCAGCATTGAGACCTCTGACTACACA aaaagACAGCTTTCAGCCCAAAGCCTGACCTTCAACCTCAAGGATAAAGTGTTCTGTGAGCTGTTTCCTGATGTAGTCGAT GAGATGAAGCAGAAACAGAAGGCCCAGGAGGAGTTAAGCGCCCGCACCCAGCCCCTCCCCTTACCCGATGTGGTGCCTGACGGTGACCCTCAGCACGCCCACTACGGCCTCCCCGCCCTCAATGGAGGTCCCATTCCACTCGGTGGCGCCAACCCCGCCCCTGGCCTGCAGCAGGCCAATCGCAACCATGGACTTCTAGGTGGTGCTCTCGCCAACCTATTTGTGATTGTAGGCTTTGCGGC